One genomic window of Cydia strobilella chromosome 11, ilCydStro3.1, whole genome shotgun sequence includes the following:
- the LOC134745123 gene encoding glycogen-binding subunit 76A isoform X5 has product MNGEHAGSQCGLTSLLPMSCRGRAAAFARDLHSRLRNLGAHDTDENSWHAKENGAPHRHPNPAQHDLDTFYDYELECESPSSPVDEFGPPFIDRSPTDDEPPFYDVDGEPAEQTKLMMPEKKRNGFKFSTAFYTEGSPVKVQPVARENGTADKKLFSPITFEGCARHNSYDEIDCIARPSTLETDRLSLPTLNSTNIDSDSEFESAKSEQSECVDEVFSNEKRPTNDVSAVLETLSLSEVEPIEEEAVVEQNQEIKENHINVEKNETLEIVTSEVPDDKELSPAPEIEPSLLSVETNDKEEHEETDDRPQRLRRCSSLKTGKTPPGTPGHKKIVRFADVLGLDLADVKTFMDEIPVIPKSAYDDLTGCDVASSPPARPPPRLGALTLVPLFVLPRDVTDKLEIQNVCLESARVCDGVHVTICGSVRVRNLDFNKTVHVRYTMKKWKTYTDLQANYVQGSCDGFSDRFQFVLYAPCISSGQRLELAVRFQCKGKQFWDNNCGANYCFDCLALGALAPAVPSSSPQSTPLHPQMEWHPSFY; this is encoded by the coding sequence ATGAACGGTGAGCACGCCGGCTCGCAGTGCGGTCTAACGTCCCTGCTGCCGATGTCGTGCCgcgggcgcgccgcggcgttTGCGCGCGACCTGCACTCGCGTCTGCGCAACCTCGGCGCGCACGACACCGACGAAAACAGCTGGCACGCCAAGGAGAACGGTGCGCCCCACCGGCACCCCAACCCCGCTCAGCACGACCTCGATACATTCTACGACTACGAGCTAGAATGCGAAAGCCCCTCTAGCCCCGTCGACGAGTTCGGCCCGCCCTTCATCGATCGCTCGCCCACCGACGACGAACCCCCTTTCTACGATGTCGACGGTGAACCCGCGGAACAGACAAAGTTGATGATGCCCGAAAAGAAACGGAACGGATTCAAGTTCTCCACAGCTTTTTACACAGAAGGGTCTCCCGTGAAAGTGCAGCCGGTCGCACGTGAAAATGGCACTGCCGATAAAAAACTGTTTTCTCCGATCACATTTGAAGGCTGCGCGCGACATAACAGTTATGATGAAATCGACTGCATCGCCAGGCCCTCCACATtggagacagacagactgagtCTTCCCACACTTAACAGTACGAACATAGACAGTGATTCGGAATTTGAATCAGCAAAAAGCGAACAGTCCGAATGTGTCGATGAAGTATTCTCGAACGAAAAACGACCAACAAACGATGTCTCGGCAGTCTTGGAAACTCTATCTCTTTCGGAAGTCGAGCCTATTGAAGAGGAAGCAGTAGTAGaacaaaatcaagaaattaaagaaaatcaCATCAATGTAGAAAAAAATGAAACATTAGAAATAGTGACCAGTGAAGTCCCcgatgataaagaattatcccccGCACCTGAAATTGAGCCGTCACTTCTTAGCGTAgaaacaaatgataaagaggAGCACGAAGAAACAGACGACAGACCTCAGAGGCTTCGGCGATGCTCGTCTCTTAAAACCGGTAAAACACCACCGGGCACACCCGGGCATAAGAAGATCGTTCGCTTCGCGGACGTTTTGGGTCTCGATTTAGCGGACGTCAAAACATTCATGGACGAAATTCCTGTCATTCCAAAGTCAGCGTACGATGACCTGACGGGATGCGACGTGGCGAGCTCGCCGCCCGcgcggccgccgccgcggcTGGGCGCGCTCACGCTCGTGCCGCTCTTCGTGCTGCCGCGCGACGTCACCGACAAGCTAGAAATACAAAACGTGTGTCTGGAGAGTGCTCGGGTGTGTGACGGTGTCCACGTGACGATCTGCGGCTCGGTTCGCGTACGCAATCTGGACTTCAACAAGACAGTGCACGTTCgctacacaatgaaaaaatggAAAACGTATACGGACCTGCAGGCGAATTACGTTCAAGGCTCGTGCGACGGATTCTCGGACCGCTTTCAGTTCGTTCTATACGCGCCGTGCATATCGTCCGGGCAACGCCTCGAGCTGGCCGTCCGCTTCCAATGCAAGGGGAAGCAATTCTGGGACAACAACTGCGGAGCGAACTATTGCTTCGACTGCCTGGCGCTGGGCGCGCTGGCGCCGGCGGTGCCGTCCTCGTCGCCGCAGAGCACGCCGCTGCACCCGCAGATGGAGTGGCATCCGTCCTTCTACTGA
- the LOC134745123 gene encoding glycogen-binding subunit 76A isoform X1: MTQLKEKLEDFILIVTFIFYVLLFPKYKTQMNGEHAGSQCGLTSLLPMSCRGRAAAFARDLHSRLRNLGAHDTDENSWHAKENGAPHRHPNPAQHDLDTFYDYELECESPSSPVDEFGPPFIDRSPTDDEPPFYDVDGEPAEQTKLMMPEKKRNGFKFSTAFYTEGSPVKVQPVARENGTADKKLFSPITFEGCARHNSYDEIDCIARPSTLETDRLSLPTLNSTNIDSDSEFESAKSEQSECVDEVFSNEKRPTNDVSAVLETLSLSEVEPIEEEAVVEQNQEIKENHINVEKNETLEIVTSEVPDDKELSPAPEIEPSLLSVETNDKEEHEETDDRPQRLRRCSSLKTGKTPPGTPGHKKIVRFADVLGLDLADVKTFMDEIPVIPKSAYDDLTGCDVASSPPARPPPRLGALTLVPLFVLPRDVTDKLEIQNVCLESARVCDGVHVTICGSVRVRNLDFNKTVHVRYTMKKWKTYTDLQANYVQGSCDGFSDRFQFVLYAPCISSGQRLELAVRFQCKGKQFWDNNCGANYCFDCLALGALAPAVPSSSPQSTPLHPQMEWHPSFY, encoded by the exons ATGACCCAGTTAAAAGAAAAGTTAGAAgatttcattttaattgtaacatttaTCTTTTACGTGTTACTGTTTCCGAAATACAAA aCTCAGATGAACGGTGAGCACGCCGGCTCGCAGTGCGGTCTAACGTCCCTGCTGCCGATGTCGTGCCgcgggcgcgccgcggcgttTGCGCGCGACCTGCACTCGCGTCTGCGCAACCTCGGCGCGCACGACACCGACGAAAACAGCTGGCACGCCAAGGAGAACGGTGCGCCCCACCGGCACCCCAACCCCGCTCAGCACGACCTCGATACATTCTACGACTACGAGCTAGAATGCGAAAGCCCCTCTAGCCCCGTCGACGAGTTCGGCCCGCCCTTCATCGATCGCTCGCCCACCGACGACGAACCCCCTTTCTACGATGTCGACGGTGAACCCGCGGAACAGACAAAGTTGATGATGCCCGAAAAGAAACGGAACGGATTCAAGTTCTCCACAGCTTTTTACACAGAAGGGTCTCCCGTGAAAGTGCAGCCGGTCGCACGTGAAAATGGCACTGCCGATAAAAAACTGTTTTCTCCGATCACATTTGAAGGCTGCGCGCGACATAACAGTTATGATGAAATCGACTGCATCGCCAGGCCCTCCACATtggagacagacagactgagtCTTCCCACACTTAACAGTACGAACATAGACAGTGATTCGGAATTTGAATCAGCAAAAAGCGAACAGTCCGAATGTGTCGATGAAGTATTCTCGAACGAAAAACGACCAACAAACGATGTCTCGGCAGTCTTGGAAACTCTATCTCTTTCGGAAGTCGAGCCTATTGAAGAGGAAGCAGTAGTAGaacaaaatcaagaaattaaagaaaatcaCATCAATGTAGAAAAAAATGAAACATTAGAAATAGTGACCAGTGAAGTCCCcgatgataaagaattatcccccGCACCTGAAATTGAGCCGTCACTTCTTAGCGTAgaaacaaatgataaagaggAGCACGAAGAAACAGACGACAGACCTCAGAGGCTTCGGCGATGCTCGTCTCTTAAAACCGGTAAAACACCACCGGGCACACCCGGGCATAAGAAGATCGTTCGCTTCGCGGACGTTTTGGGTCTCGATTTAGCGGACGTCAAAACATTCATGGACGAAATTCCTGTCATTCCAAAGTCAGCGTACGATGACCTGACGGGATGCGACGTGGCGAGCTCGCCGCCCGcgcggccgccgccgcggcTGGGCGCGCTCACGCTCGTGCCGCTCTTCGTGCTGCCGCGCGACGTCACCGACAAGCTAGAAATACAAAACGTGTGTCTGGAGAGTGCTCGGGTGTGTGACGGTGTCCACGTGACGATCTGCGGCTCGGTTCGCGTACGCAATCTGGACTTCAACAAGACAGTGCACGTTCgctacacaatgaaaaaatggAAAACGTATACGGACCTGCAGGCGAATTACGTTCAAGGCTCGTGCGACGGATTCTCGGACCGCTTTCAGTTCGTTCTATACGCGCCGTGCATATCGTCCGGGCAACGCCTCGAGCTGGCCGTCCGCTTCCAATGCAAGGGGAAGCAATTCTGGGACAACAACTGCGGAGCGAACTATTGCTTCGACTGCCTGGCGCTGGGCGCGCTGGCGCCGGCGGTGCCGTCCTCGTCGCCGCAGAGCACGCCGCTGCACCCGCAGATGGAGTGGCATCCGTCCTTCTACTGA
- the LOC134745123 gene encoding glycogen-binding subunit 76A isoform X4, with protein sequence MPFWCKTQMNGEHAGSQCGLTSLLPMSCRGRAAAFARDLHSRLRNLGAHDTDENSWHAKENGAPHRHPNPAQHDLDTFYDYELECESPSSPVDEFGPPFIDRSPTDDEPPFYDVDGEPAEQTKLMMPEKKRNGFKFSTAFYTEGSPVKVQPVARENGTADKKLFSPITFEGCARHNSYDEIDCIARPSTLETDRLSLPTLNSTNIDSDSEFESAKSEQSECVDEVFSNEKRPTNDVSAVLETLSLSEVEPIEEEAVVEQNQEIKENHINVEKNETLEIVTSEVPDDKELSPAPEIEPSLLSVETNDKEEHEETDDRPQRLRRCSSLKTGKTPPGTPGHKKIVRFADVLGLDLADVKTFMDEIPVIPKSAYDDLTGCDVASSPPARPPPRLGALTLVPLFVLPRDVTDKLEIQNVCLESARVCDGVHVTICGSVRVRNLDFNKTVHVRYTMKKWKTYTDLQANYVQGSCDGFSDRFQFVLYAPCISSGQRLELAVRFQCKGKQFWDNNCGANYCFDCLALGALAPAVPSSSPQSTPLHPQMEWHPSFY encoded by the coding sequence aCTCAGATGAACGGTGAGCACGCCGGCTCGCAGTGCGGTCTAACGTCCCTGCTGCCGATGTCGTGCCgcgggcgcgccgcggcgttTGCGCGCGACCTGCACTCGCGTCTGCGCAACCTCGGCGCGCACGACACCGACGAAAACAGCTGGCACGCCAAGGAGAACGGTGCGCCCCACCGGCACCCCAACCCCGCTCAGCACGACCTCGATACATTCTACGACTACGAGCTAGAATGCGAAAGCCCCTCTAGCCCCGTCGACGAGTTCGGCCCGCCCTTCATCGATCGCTCGCCCACCGACGACGAACCCCCTTTCTACGATGTCGACGGTGAACCCGCGGAACAGACAAAGTTGATGATGCCCGAAAAGAAACGGAACGGATTCAAGTTCTCCACAGCTTTTTACACAGAAGGGTCTCCCGTGAAAGTGCAGCCGGTCGCACGTGAAAATGGCACTGCCGATAAAAAACTGTTTTCTCCGATCACATTTGAAGGCTGCGCGCGACATAACAGTTATGATGAAATCGACTGCATCGCCAGGCCCTCCACATtggagacagacagactgagtCTTCCCACACTTAACAGTACGAACATAGACAGTGATTCGGAATTTGAATCAGCAAAAAGCGAACAGTCCGAATGTGTCGATGAAGTATTCTCGAACGAAAAACGACCAACAAACGATGTCTCGGCAGTCTTGGAAACTCTATCTCTTTCGGAAGTCGAGCCTATTGAAGAGGAAGCAGTAGTAGaacaaaatcaagaaattaaagaaaatcaCATCAATGTAGAAAAAAATGAAACATTAGAAATAGTGACCAGTGAAGTCCCcgatgataaagaattatcccccGCACCTGAAATTGAGCCGTCACTTCTTAGCGTAgaaacaaatgataaagaggAGCACGAAGAAACAGACGACAGACCTCAGAGGCTTCGGCGATGCTCGTCTCTTAAAACCGGTAAAACACCACCGGGCACACCCGGGCATAAGAAGATCGTTCGCTTCGCGGACGTTTTGGGTCTCGATTTAGCGGACGTCAAAACATTCATGGACGAAATTCCTGTCATTCCAAAGTCAGCGTACGATGACCTGACGGGATGCGACGTGGCGAGCTCGCCGCCCGcgcggccgccgccgcggcTGGGCGCGCTCACGCTCGTGCCGCTCTTCGTGCTGCCGCGCGACGTCACCGACAAGCTAGAAATACAAAACGTGTGTCTGGAGAGTGCTCGGGTGTGTGACGGTGTCCACGTGACGATCTGCGGCTCGGTTCGCGTACGCAATCTGGACTTCAACAAGACAGTGCACGTTCgctacacaatgaaaaaatggAAAACGTATACGGACCTGCAGGCGAATTACGTTCAAGGCTCGTGCGACGGATTCTCGGACCGCTTTCAGTTCGTTCTATACGCGCCGTGCATATCGTCCGGGCAACGCCTCGAGCTGGCCGTCCGCTTCCAATGCAAGGGGAAGCAATTCTGGGACAACAACTGCGGAGCGAACTATTGCTTCGACTGCCTGGCGCTGGGCGCGCTGGCGCCGGCGGTGCCGTCCTCGTCGCCGCAGAGCACGCCGCTGCACCCGCAGATGGAGTGGCATCCGTCCTTCTACTGA
- the LOC134745123 gene encoding glycogen-binding subunit 76A isoform X2, translating into MSSFKIMPLERPIPVLIEKTQMNGEHAGSQCGLTSLLPMSCRGRAAAFARDLHSRLRNLGAHDTDENSWHAKENGAPHRHPNPAQHDLDTFYDYELECESPSSPVDEFGPPFIDRSPTDDEPPFYDVDGEPAEQTKLMMPEKKRNGFKFSTAFYTEGSPVKVQPVARENGTADKKLFSPITFEGCARHNSYDEIDCIARPSTLETDRLSLPTLNSTNIDSDSEFESAKSEQSECVDEVFSNEKRPTNDVSAVLETLSLSEVEPIEEEAVVEQNQEIKENHINVEKNETLEIVTSEVPDDKELSPAPEIEPSLLSVETNDKEEHEETDDRPQRLRRCSSLKTGKTPPGTPGHKKIVRFADVLGLDLADVKTFMDEIPVIPKSAYDDLTGCDVASSPPARPPPRLGALTLVPLFVLPRDVTDKLEIQNVCLESARVCDGVHVTICGSVRVRNLDFNKTVHVRYTMKKWKTYTDLQANYVQGSCDGFSDRFQFVLYAPCISSGQRLELAVRFQCKGKQFWDNNCGANYCFDCLALGALAPAVPSSSPQSTPLHPQMEWHPSFY; encoded by the coding sequence aCTCAGATGAACGGTGAGCACGCCGGCTCGCAGTGCGGTCTAACGTCCCTGCTGCCGATGTCGTGCCgcgggcgcgccgcggcgttTGCGCGCGACCTGCACTCGCGTCTGCGCAACCTCGGCGCGCACGACACCGACGAAAACAGCTGGCACGCCAAGGAGAACGGTGCGCCCCACCGGCACCCCAACCCCGCTCAGCACGACCTCGATACATTCTACGACTACGAGCTAGAATGCGAAAGCCCCTCTAGCCCCGTCGACGAGTTCGGCCCGCCCTTCATCGATCGCTCGCCCACCGACGACGAACCCCCTTTCTACGATGTCGACGGTGAACCCGCGGAACAGACAAAGTTGATGATGCCCGAAAAGAAACGGAACGGATTCAAGTTCTCCACAGCTTTTTACACAGAAGGGTCTCCCGTGAAAGTGCAGCCGGTCGCACGTGAAAATGGCACTGCCGATAAAAAACTGTTTTCTCCGATCACATTTGAAGGCTGCGCGCGACATAACAGTTATGATGAAATCGACTGCATCGCCAGGCCCTCCACATtggagacagacagactgagtCTTCCCACACTTAACAGTACGAACATAGACAGTGATTCGGAATTTGAATCAGCAAAAAGCGAACAGTCCGAATGTGTCGATGAAGTATTCTCGAACGAAAAACGACCAACAAACGATGTCTCGGCAGTCTTGGAAACTCTATCTCTTTCGGAAGTCGAGCCTATTGAAGAGGAAGCAGTAGTAGaacaaaatcaagaaattaaagaaaatcaCATCAATGTAGAAAAAAATGAAACATTAGAAATAGTGACCAGTGAAGTCCCcgatgataaagaattatcccccGCACCTGAAATTGAGCCGTCACTTCTTAGCGTAgaaacaaatgataaagaggAGCACGAAGAAACAGACGACAGACCTCAGAGGCTTCGGCGATGCTCGTCTCTTAAAACCGGTAAAACACCACCGGGCACACCCGGGCATAAGAAGATCGTTCGCTTCGCGGACGTTTTGGGTCTCGATTTAGCGGACGTCAAAACATTCATGGACGAAATTCCTGTCATTCCAAAGTCAGCGTACGATGACCTGACGGGATGCGACGTGGCGAGCTCGCCGCCCGcgcggccgccgccgcggcTGGGCGCGCTCACGCTCGTGCCGCTCTTCGTGCTGCCGCGCGACGTCACCGACAAGCTAGAAATACAAAACGTGTGTCTGGAGAGTGCTCGGGTGTGTGACGGTGTCCACGTGACGATCTGCGGCTCGGTTCGCGTACGCAATCTGGACTTCAACAAGACAGTGCACGTTCgctacacaatgaaaaaatggAAAACGTATACGGACCTGCAGGCGAATTACGTTCAAGGCTCGTGCGACGGATTCTCGGACCGCTTTCAGTTCGTTCTATACGCGCCGTGCATATCGTCCGGGCAACGCCTCGAGCTGGCCGTCCGCTTCCAATGCAAGGGGAAGCAATTCTGGGACAACAACTGCGGAGCGAACTATTGCTTCGACTGCCTGGCGCTGGGCGCGCTGGCGCCGGCGGTGCCGTCCTCGTCGCCGCAGAGCACGCCGCTGCACCCGCAGATGGAGTGGCATCCGTCCTTCTACTGA
- the LOC134745123 gene encoding glycogen-binding subunit 76A isoform X3 yields the protein MTGQEMNMRTQMNGEHAGSQCGLTSLLPMSCRGRAAAFARDLHSRLRNLGAHDTDENSWHAKENGAPHRHPNPAQHDLDTFYDYELECESPSSPVDEFGPPFIDRSPTDDEPPFYDVDGEPAEQTKLMMPEKKRNGFKFSTAFYTEGSPVKVQPVARENGTADKKLFSPITFEGCARHNSYDEIDCIARPSTLETDRLSLPTLNSTNIDSDSEFESAKSEQSECVDEVFSNEKRPTNDVSAVLETLSLSEVEPIEEEAVVEQNQEIKENHINVEKNETLEIVTSEVPDDKELSPAPEIEPSLLSVETNDKEEHEETDDRPQRLRRCSSLKTGKTPPGTPGHKKIVRFADVLGLDLADVKTFMDEIPVIPKSAYDDLTGCDVASSPPARPPPRLGALTLVPLFVLPRDVTDKLEIQNVCLESARVCDGVHVTICGSVRVRNLDFNKTVHVRYTMKKWKTYTDLQANYVQGSCDGFSDRFQFVLYAPCISSGQRLELAVRFQCKGKQFWDNNCGANYCFDCLALGALAPAVPSSSPQSTPLHPQMEWHPSFY from the coding sequence aCTCAGATGAACGGTGAGCACGCCGGCTCGCAGTGCGGTCTAACGTCCCTGCTGCCGATGTCGTGCCgcgggcgcgccgcggcgttTGCGCGCGACCTGCACTCGCGTCTGCGCAACCTCGGCGCGCACGACACCGACGAAAACAGCTGGCACGCCAAGGAGAACGGTGCGCCCCACCGGCACCCCAACCCCGCTCAGCACGACCTCGATACATTCTACGACTACGAGCTAGAATGCGAAAGCCCCTCTAGCCCCGTCGACGAGTTCGGCCCGCCCTTCATCGATCGCTCGCCCACCGACGACGAACCCCCTTTCTACGATGTCGACGGTGAACCCGCGGAACAGACAAAGTTGATGATGCCCGAAAAGAAACGGAACGGATTCAAGTTCTCCACAGCTTTTTACACAGAAGGGTCTCCCGTGAAAGTGCAGCCGGTCGCACGTGAAAATGGCACTGCCGATAAAAAACTGTTTTCTCCGATCACATTTGAAGGCTGCGCGCGACATAACAGTTATGATGAAATCGACTGCATCGCCAGGCCCTCCACATtggagacagacagactgagtCTTCCCACACTTAACAGTACGAACATAGACAGTGATTCGGAATTTGAATCAGCAAAAAGCGAACAGTCCGAATGTGTCGATGAAGTATTCTCGAACGAAAAACGACCAACAAACGATGTCTCGGCAGTCTTGGAAACTCTATCTCTTTCGGAAGTCGAGCCTATTGAAGAGGAAGCAGTAGTAGaacaaaatcaagaaattaaagaaaatcaCATCAATGTAGAAAAAAATGAAACATTAGAAATAGTGACCAGTGAAGTCCCcgatgataaagaattatcccccGCACCTGAAATTGAGCCGTCACTTCTTAGCGTAgaaacaaatgataaagaggAGCACGAAGAAACAGACGACAGACCTCAGAGGCTTCGGCGATGCTCGTCTCTTAAAACCGGTAAAACACCACCGGGCACACCCGGGCATAAGAAGATCGTTCGCTTCGCGGACGTTTTGGGTCTCGATTTAGCGGACGTCAAAACATTCATGGACGAAATTCCTGTCATTCCAAAGTCAGCGTACGATGACCTGACGGGATGCGACGTGGCGAGCTCGCCGCCCGcgcggccgccgccgcggcTGGGCGCGCTCACGCTCGTGCCGCTCTTCGTGCTGCCGCGCGACGTCACCGACAAGCTAGAAATACAAAACGTGTGTCTGGAGAGTGCTCGGGTGTGTGACGGTGTCCACGTGACGATCTGCGGCTCGGTTCGCGTACGCAATCTGGACTTCAACAAGACAGTGCACGTTCgctacacaatgaaaaaatggAAAACGTATACGGACCTGCAGGCGAATTACGTTCAAGGCTCGTGCGACGGATTCTCGGACCGCTTTCAGTTCGTTCTATACGCGCCGTGCATATCGTCCGGGCAACGCCTCGAGCTGGCCGTCCGCTTCCAATGCAAGGGGAAGCAATTCTGGGACAACAACTGCGGAGCGAACTATTGCTTCGACTGCCTGGCGCTGGGCGCGCTGGCGCCGGCGGTGCCGTCCTCGTCGCCGCAGAGCACGCCGCTGCACCCGCAGATGGAGTGGCATCCGTCCTTCTACTGA